A stretch of DNA from Cellulomonas fengjieae:
TCGGTTGTACAACCAACAGGTTTGATACTGGCCGCCTCAGCACCCCGCCGTCAAGCACATCCGCGACGCCGTGGATACGCTCGCCGGGGCGGCGACGCCGCTGCACGGCTGCGAGACGAGGGAGTGTCATGAGCATCAACGACGACGACATCACCAGCGAGCCGGCCCCCGCGGGGGAAGGCGTGGCGGACGGCGGCGCGAACCCGCACGGGCACGACGGCGGCGCGGACGGCTCGGCCGGCGAGGGTACCGCCGACGGCGGGGCCAACCCCGACGGGCACGACGGCGGCGCGGACGGCTCCGCGGGCGAGGGCCCGGCCGACGGCGGCGCCAACCCCGACGGGCACGACGGCGGGGCGGACGGCTCCGCGTAGTGCCCGAGAACGTCCTGGCGGAGCGCGGACCGGTCCTGCGGTCCGCGCTCTCCCGCTGCATCAACGTTCCCCGCGAGC
This window harbors:
- a CDS encoding BatC protein, with the protein product MSINDDDITSEPAPAGEGVADGGANPHGHDGGADGSAGEGTADGGANPDGHDGGADGSAGEGPADGGANPDGHDGGADGSA